AGATGCGGTTGCACTGTCTCTCCTCGTCGTTCAGGCACGGATGCGCAGGCCACGGTAGGAGTCGAGGCGGGTACGCCTCTTGAAGAAAGACGTCAGGCATCGGCACGGTCGAGCGCGACCGCGGCGACCGTCCGACCGGAGGCATACCCTGCCGCGCATGACCGTCGCCGCAGGCAGGCAGGGCTCCGAATCGGAGCAGACGGGGACGAGCCCCGCCGCGCCGCCGCGCAGCGCGGGTGTGCTGTATCGGGCCGCCGCGCAGAAGAACTTCCGCCTCGGCAGGCACCTGCCCGCACCCGAGATCGCCCCGTTCGTCGACTACTACTGGACCGTTCACTGGGACCTGCCCGCAGGTCGATCACACCGACAGTGGGTGATCCCCCACCCCGCCGTGCACCTCGTCTTCGATCCGGCGGGCTCGGCGCTGTACGGCGTGATGCGAGGTCGCTACTCCCGACTGCTGTCGGGAACCGGACACGTCCTGGGTGTGCGGTTCCGCCCGGCGGGCGTCCGGCCGTTCCTGCCCGCGCCGGTCTCGACGTTGACGGACCGCGTGCTGCCGATCGCCGAGGTGTTCGGCCCCGAGGCCGCCGATCAGGCACGGGCACTGCTCGACGTCGCCGCGCCGCGGGCGCTGGTCTCGGCGGCGGACGAGTTCCTCCGCCGCAGGCTTCCGGAGGCGGACCCGATGACTCCCGTGGTCGCCGAGATGGTCCGGACGATCGTCGAGGATCCCGGCATGATCCGGGTCGACGTGGTCGCGGGCCGGTTCGGCGTCGGCGTCCGCACCCTGCAACGCCTGTTCGCCGAGTACGTCGGCGTCCCGCCGAAATGGGTGCTCCTGCGCTCCCGCGTTCACGAGGCCGTCGAGCGCGCGGGCGACGGGAGCACCGTGAACTGGGCCGGGCTGGCGAGCGAGCTGGGCTACAGCGATCAGGCGCACCTGATCCGCGACTTCACTCGGGCGGTCGGACAGTCGCCCACGCGCTATGCCCGGGACTGTCTGCGCGACACCTGAATCCCGCCTCGCCTCACCTGTTTCCGAAGACCCGTTTCCCGACGTTCCCGAAAGCGTCCGTCGTCGGCGCTCTCCCGTCCCGTCGCCGCTGGTCGTGGCTTCGGAATCCTGCCGACGCCAGACCGGTTCGACGATTCCTCGTCGAAGTCTCCTCGAATAATCGATACAGGACGGTTACTCATCGACAATGCGCGGAGACTGTTGACAAGACGATAACGGATTCTCACGTCGTCCACCACGGGAAGCGTTTTCACTTGGCCCCTCCCGATTCGAGAGCACAGCAAGGAGCCCGACGATGCGGTCTTCTCCTCACGCTTCGTATCGATCCCGACCGACGCTCGCCGCCCTGATCACGGCCCCGTTCGCCGCCGCCGCGCTGGTCCTCAGCCCGGCGGCGGCGCGGCGGAGCCGAGACCGACGGCGCTCGACGAGCCCGTGTCCGAGACGATCGTGCTCACCGAGGACTTCGACGGTGGCGGCACCCGGTACCACGGCGACGGCGACCTCGGCGAGGGCGGGCAGGAGGAGGGCGGCGACCCGCTCTTCGAACTCGCCGACGGAGTCACCATGAGCAACGTCGTGCTCGGCAGCCCGGCCGCCGACGGCGTGCACTGCGAGGGCAGCTGCACCCTGCGCAACGTCGGCTGGGAGGACGTGGGCGAGGACGCCGCCACCTTCCGCGCGGACTCCGCCTCCGCACGGTTCCGCGTCGAGGGCGGCAGCGCCGCGGCCGCCGAGGACAAGGTGTTCCAGCACAACGGCCCCGGCACCCTGACCATCACCGGGTTCACGGTGGAGGACTTCGGCGCGCTGTACCGGTCGTGCGGCAACTGCGGCAGCATGGACGAGCGGCACGTGGTCATGGACGACATCACCGTGCACGCCCCCGGCGGCCGTCTCGTCGGCATCAACGAGAACTACGGCGACACCGCGACGTCGTCGAACATCACGATCATCGGGGACGACGATCGGGACATCACCGTCCGCCAGCGCTACGAGGGTGATGACGACGGCGACGAGCCCGAGGAGACCGGCGGCCGATTCCCTTCTTCCGCAGGCAGAACCACGGCGACTACGAGGACCTGGTGCTTCGCCCCGGGCCCGGACGGCACGCACTGCCTCTACGAGGAGTCGGACATCACCTACCAGTGAGCCGCGGCCGGGCGGAGCGAAGCCGGTCGACGACGCCGATCCCGTCCCGACGCTCACCGCACTCCACCCGATCGACATCCCGCCCGACTCGAACGTCCGTTCGATCATCGAATCATGATCGTCCACCGCACCCTCGAACCGCTCCGATCCCCGCGGTGCGAACCCGCGCGGCGCCGCCCCGCCGCTCGATGCGGTCGGTCCCCGCGCGTACCGGCTCCCCCGAGCGGGGCCGGAGCCGGGCAGCCGCGACGATGCGCCCGACCGCCGCGGCACGCTCCCTCGGTCCTCCGCACGGCGGTCCGCGGCGCCCGCGGTCCGGGAGACGGCCGGCGAGGTGACGACTGCCGCGCCGGGAATCGCCGTCGACTCGACGCCACCGTGCGGCCCGCCGCCCTGCCGCCACCGGACACGAGCGCTCCTCGACGGATTCGGTCCCGGTGGGGCGTCGCGAGTACGCCGCGCATGGCTCGCACGCGCGGTACGTCAGCGAGTCGTACGGCTCGGGTCGTCGCCGGACCGTCC
This genomic stretch from Actinoalloteichus hoggarensis harbors:
- a CDS encoding helix-turn-helix domain-containing protein is translated as MTVAAGRQGSESEQTGTSPAAPPRSAGVLYRAAAQKNFRLGRHLPAPEIAPFVDYYWTVHWDLPAGRSHRQWVIPHPAVHLVFDPAGSALYGVMRGRYSRLLSGTGHVLGVRFRPAGVRPFLPAPVSTLTDRVLPIAEVFGPEAADQARALLDVAAPRALVSAADEFLRRRLPEADPMTPVVAEMVRTIVEDPGMIRVDVVAGRFGVGVRTLQRLFAEYVGVPPKWVLLRSRVHEAVERAGDGSTVNWAGLASELGYSDQAHLIRDFTRAVGQSPTRYARDCLRDT
- a CDS encoding pectate lyase, which encodes MSETIVLTEDFDGGGTRYHGDGDLGEGGQEEGGDPLFELADGVTMSNVVLGSPAADGVHCEGSCTLRNVGWEDVGEDAATFRADSASARFRVEGGSAAAAEDKVFQHNGPGTLTITGFTVEDFGALYRSCGNCGSMDERHVVMDDITVHAPGGRLVGINENYGDTATSSNITIIGDDDRDITVRQRYEGDDDGDEPEETGGRFPSSAGRTTATTRTWCFAPGPDGTHCLYEESDITYQ